One segment of Streptomyces sp. YIM 121038 DNA contains the following:
- a CDS encoding DUF6542 domain-containing protein — protein sequence MEQHRTRPPRARPRPAAPLPGQGSPTESATVYRAASRPPGASSPLARILRRNPVYRALSRVPLYRKLRRMPNPRLTGLGSGLFAAVVMLLLACLLRLLFGSSVVAYGVLFLPVSALTALWVRPADLVTAPVAVPIAFAAGVLPIAEGTGGFGGHFMGLLTLLALHAGWLYGGTLVAGVIVTVRKLRLMGRRRAQRKEQRPPQSRRPPRPGDHTPPGRRVPAS from the coding sequence GTGGAGCAACACAGGACCCGTCCCCCGCGCGCCAGGCCGCGCCCCGCCGCGCCCCTGCCCGGGCAGGGCAGCCCCACGGAGTCGGCGACGGTCTACCGGGCCGCCTCCCGGCCGCCCGGCGCCTCGTCCCCGCTCGCCCGGATCCTGCGCAGGAACCCGGTGTACCGGGCCCTGAGTCGGGTGCCGCTGTACCGCAAGCTGCGCCGCATGCCGAACCCGCGCCTCACCGGGCTGGGCAGCGGCCTGTTCGCGGCCGTCGTCATGCTGCTGCTCGCGTGCCTGCTGCGGCTGCTCTTCGGCAGCTCGGTGGTCGCCTACGGAGTGCTGTTCCTGCCGGTCAGCGCGCTCACCGCGCTGTGGGTGCGGCCCGCCGACCTGGTCACCGCGCCCGTCGCCGTGCCGATCGCCTTCGCGGCCGGGGTGCTGCCCATCGCCGAGGGCACCGGCGGCTTCGGCGGCCACTTCATGGGCCTGCTCACCTTGCTGGCCCTGCACGCGGGCTGGCTGTACGGCGGCACGCTGGTCGCCGGGGTGATCGTGACCGTACGCAAGCTGCGCCTGATGGGGCGCAGGCGCGCGCAGCGCAAGGAGCAGCGCCCGCCGCAGAGCAGGCGCCCGCCGCGGCCGGGCGACCACACCCCGCCGGGGCGCCGCGTACCGGCGTCCTAG
- the ychF gene encoding redox-regulated ATPase YchF, with translation MSLTIGIVGLPNVGKSTLFNALTKNDVLAANYPFATIEPNVGVVGVPDTRLDKLAEIFGSQKILPATVDFVDIAGIVRGASEGEGLGNKFLANIRESDAICQVIRAFADENVVHVDGKVSPKDDIETINTELILADLQTIEKVLPRLQKESRIKKDIAPKVKAVEEAKEILEKGDTLFSAGIVQGSGNEELLHDLHLLTTKPFLYVFNVDEDELTDDAFKAEQRALVAPAEAIFLNAKLEADLAELDEDDALELLQSVGAEEPGLATLARVGFDTLGLQTYLTAGPKESRAWTIKKGATAPEAAGVIHTDFQKGFIKAEVISFADLVETGSVADARAAGKARMEGKEYVMQDGDVVEFRFNV, from the coding sequence GTGTCGCTCACGATCGGAATCGTCGGTCTGCCCAACGTCGGCAAGTCGACCCTGTTCAACGCCCTGACCAAGAACGACGTCCTTGCGGCCAACTACCCGTTCGCGACGATCGAGCCGAACGTGGGCGTGGTCGGCGTCCCCGACACCCGCCTGGACAAGCTCGCCGAGATCTTCGGCTCCCAGAAGATCCTCCCGGCGACCGTCGACTTCGTGGACATCGCCGGCATCGTGCGCGGCGCCAGCGAGGGCGAGGGCCTGGGCAACAAGTTCCTGGCGAACATCCGCGAGTCCGACGCGATCTGCCAGGTCATCCGCGCCTTCGCGGACGAGAACGTCGTCCACGTCGACGGCAAGGTCTCGCCCAAGGACGACATCGAGACGATCAACACCGAGCTGATCCTCGCCGACCTCCAGACGATCGAGAAGGTCCTGCCGCGCCTCCAGAAGGAGTCGCGCATCAAGAAGGACATCGCGCCGAAGGTCAAGGCCGTCGAGGAGGCCAAGGAGATCCTGGAGAAGGGCGACACGCTCTTCTCCGCGGGCATCGTCCAGGGCTCGGGCAACGAGGAACTGCTCCACGACCTGCACCTCCTCACCACCAAGCCCTTCCTCTACGTCTTCAACGTGGACGAGGACGAGCTGACCGACGACGCCTTCAAGGCCGAGCAGCGCGCCCTGGTCGCCCCCGCCGAGGCCATCTTCCTCAACGCCAAGCTGGAGGCCGACCTCGCCGAGCTGGACGAGGACGACGCCCTGGAGCTCCTCCAGTCCGTCGGCGCCGAGGAGCCCGGCCTCGCCACCCTCGCCCGCGTCGGCTTCGACACCCTCGGCCTCCAGACCTACCTGACGGCAGGCCCCAAGGAGTCCCGCGCCTGGACCATCAAGAAGGGCGCCACGGCCCCCGAGGCCGCCGGTGTCATCCACACCGACTTCCAGAAGGGCTTCATCAAGGCCGAGGTCATCTCCTTCGCCGACCTGGTCGAAACGGGCTCGGTGGCCGACGCCCGCGCGGCGGGCAAGGCCCGCATGGAGGGCAAGGAGTACGTGATGCAGGACGGGGACGTGGTGGAGTTCCGCTTCAACGTCTGA
- a CDS encoding 4-hydroxy-3-methylbut-2-enyl diphosphate reductase, whose product MTATPGSRRVLLAAPRGYCAGVDRAVIAVEKALEQYGAPIYVRHEIVHNKYVVQTLEKKGAIFVDQVDEVPEGSIVMFSAHGVAPTVHEEAAERKLATIDATCPLVTKVHKEAVRFAKEDFDILLIGHEGHEEVIGTSGEAPDHITLVDGPDDVANVEVRDPDRVVWLSQTTLSVDETMETVGALKNKFPNLLSPPSDDICYATQNRQTAVKKLAEDAELVIVVGSKNSSNSIRMVEVALEAGVPASHLVDNAGEIDEAWLEGVTTVGLTSGASVPDVLVDGVIEWLAERGYADVETVKTADESITFSLPKELRRDLRTEAAELSGKK is encoded by the coding sequence ATGACTGCAACGCCTGGCTCCCGCCGTGTCCTGCTCGCCGCTCCCCGTGGCTACTGCGCGGGCGTGGACCGTGCCGTGATCGCCGTCGAGAAGGCCCTGGAGCAGTACGGGGCCCCGATCTACGTCCGCCACGAGATCGTCCACAACAAGTACGTCGTGCAGACCCTGGAGAAGAAGGGCGCGATCTTCGTCGACCAGGTGGACGAGGTGCCCGAGGGGTCCATCGTGATGTTCTCCGCGCACGGCGTCGCGCCGACCGTGCACGAGGAGGCCGCCGAGCGGAAGCTCGCCACGATCGACGCGACCTGCCCGCTGGTCACCAAGGTCCACAAGGAAGCGGTCCGGTTCGCCAAGGAGGACTTCGACATCCTCCTGATCGGCCACGAGGGCCACGAGGAAGTCATCGGCACGTCGGGCGAGGCCCCCGACCACATCACGCTGGTCGACGGCCCCGACGACGTCGCGAACGTCGAGGTCCGCGACCCGGACCGGGTCGTCTGGCTCTCCCAGACCACGCTCTCCGTCGACGAGACGATGGAGACGGTCGGCGCCCTGAAGAACAAGTTCCCGAACCTGCTCTCGCCGCCCAGCGACGACATCTGCTACGCCACGCAGAACCGCCAGACCGCGGTCAAGAAGCTCGCCGAGGACGCGGAGCTCGTCATCGTCGTCGGCTCCAAGAACTCCTCGAACTCCATCCGCATGGTCGAGGTCGCCCTGGAGGCGGGCGTGCCCGCCTCGCACCTGGTGGACAACGCGGGCGAGATCGACGAGGCCTGGCTGGAGGGCGTGACCACGGTCGGCCTCACCTCGGGCGCGTCCGTCCCGGACGTCCTGGTGGACGGCGTCATCGAGTGGCTGGCCGAGCGCGGGTACGCGGACGTGGAGACGGTGAAGACGGCCGACGAGTCGATCACGTTCTCGCTGCCCAAGGAGCTCCGCCGGGACCTGCGCACCGAGGCCGCGGAGCTGTCCGGGAAGAAGTGA
- a CDS encoding polyphosphate--glucose phosphotransferase, which translates to MQIFGVDIGGSGIKGAPVDLDRGDLAQERHKVLTPHPATPEGVVARVCEVVEHFGWSGPVGATFPGVITDGTARTAANVDKSWIGTDIRGLIADRLGGVPVTVLNDADAAGVAEMHFGAGRGRTGTVIVLTLGTGIGSAVFTGGRLVPNTELGHLELHGHDAEKRASSKAREDEDLTWEHWARRVQKYLAHVEMLFSPEAFVIGGGVSRKAHKFLPLIEGVRAELIPAKLQNNAGIVGAAMAARATAGG; encoded by the coding sequence ATGCAGATCTTCGGTGTGGACATCGGCGGATCCGGGATCAAGGGCGCTCCCGTGGACCTGGACCGCGGAGACCTGGCGCAGGAGCGGCACAAGGTCCTGACGCCGCACCCGGCCACGCCCGAGGGCGTGGTGGCGCGCGTGTGCGAGGTCGTCGAGCACTTCGGCTGGTCGGGACCGGTCGGCGCCACCTTCCCCGGTGTCATCACCGACGGCACGGCCCGCACGGCGGCGAACGTCGACAAGAGCTGGATCGGCACGGACATCCGCGGCCTGATCGCCGACCGTCTCGGCGGCGTCCCGGTCACCGTGCTGAACGACGCGGACGCGGCGGGCGTCGCCGAGATGCACTTCGGCGCGGGCCGCGGCCGCACCGGCACGGTCATCGTGCTCACCCTCGGCACGGGCATCGGCAGCGCCGTCTTCACCGGCGGCCGCCTCGTGCCGAACACGGAGCTCGGCCATCTGGAGCTGCACGGCCACGACGCGGAGAAGCGCGCCTCCTCCAAGGCCCGCGAGGACGAGGACCTGACCTGGGAGCACTGGGCGCGCCGCGTGCAGAAGTACCTGGCGCACGTGGAGATGCTGTTCTCGCCCGAGGCGTTCGTCATCGGCGGCGGCGTCAGCCGCAAGGCCCACAAGTTCCTGCCCCTGATCGAGGGCGTCCGGGCCGAGCTGATCCCGGCGAAGCTGCAGAACAACGCCGGGATCGTGGGGGCGGCCATGGCCGCGAGGGCGACCGCCGGGGGCTAG
- a CDS encoding DUF4245 domain-containing protein — protein sequence MAGRTGKQTVRNMLLSLAVIGLVVAAIYVFIPHDESKDPVERVDYRVELLTARRAAPYPVAAPKGLPESWKPTSVRYNGAAHDNWHLGFLDPAGEYVAIKQSTGKPSEFIDEATQKARKTDATEKIAGKTWQRYKGAHYKALVLEDKGATTVVLGTAPFDQLSTMVESLEMKRTPVEPVKAG from the coding sequence GTGGCAGGCAGAACTGGCAAGCAGACCGTGCGCAACATGCTGCTCTCGTTGGCCGTCATCGGCCTCGTTGTGGCGGCGATCTACGTGTTCATCCCGCACGACGAGTCCAAGGATCCGGTCGAGCGGGTCGACTACCGCGTCGAACTCCTGACGGCCCGGCGGGCGGCGCCGTACCCGGTGGCGGCCCCCAAGGGCCTGCCCGAGTCCTGGAAGCCCACCTCCGTCCGGTACAACGGCGCGGCCCACGACAACTGGCACCTGGGCTTCCTCGACCCGGCCGGCGAGTACGTGGCCATCAAGCAGTCCACCGGCAAGCCGTCCGAGTTCATCGACGAGGCCACGCAGAAGGCCCGGAAGACGGACGCGACGGAGAAGATCGCGGGCAAGACGTGGCAGCGCTACAAGGGCGCGCACTACAAGGCGCTCGTCCTTGAGGACAAGGGCGCCACGACCGTGGTGCTCGGCACGGCCCCGTTCGACCAGCTGTCGACGATGGTGGAGTCGCTGGAGATGAAGCGGACGCCGGTGGAGCCGGTGAAGGCGGGCTGA
- a CDS encoding WhiB family transcriptional regulator: protein MPVRERDQDNPWHSDAVCRRDEAGLFFAPSKEPTAARLSREEAAKRVCARCPVMVECREHALLQPEPYGVWGGLTAAERRVVLARRRRRDLELKKAARAATGPVAAAG, encoded by the coding sequence GTGCCAGTGCGGGAGCGGGACCAGGACAACCCATGGCACTCCGACGCCGTCTGCCGCCGCGACGAGGCCGGTCTCTTCTTCGCCCCGTCCAAGGAGCCCACCGCCGCGCGCCTCTCCCGCGAGGAGGCCGCGAAGCGGGTCTGCGCGCGCTGTCCGGTGATGGTGGAGTGCCGCGAGCACGCCCTGCTGCAACCGGAGCCGTACGGCGTGTGGGGCGGCCTGACCGCCGCCGAGCGCCGCGTGGTCCTCGCCCGGCGCCGCCGGCGCGACCTGGAGCTCAAGAAGGCGGCCCGCGCGGCCACAGGACCGGTCGCGGCCGCGGGCTAG
- a CDS encoding Uma2 family endonuclease: MTALPDWMRPPRAEGWFAEDLDHLPEAPRHTELIDGALVFMMSPQRWWHGHLITLLAVALMEQAPADISIGREMTIKLDARNRPEPDLLVTTADFEGDRTWFAPEEVRLVVEVVSPESAHRDRTVKLRKYAEAGIPHYWRVEDEDGAPVIHVYELDEPTRAYAPAGIFRHSLERELPFEISLDLDKLTPPRKS, translated from the coding sequence ATGACCGCCTTGCCCGACTGGATGCGCCCTCCACGCGCGGAGGGCTGGTTCGCGGAGGACCTGGACCACCTCCCGGAGGCCCCGCGTCACACCGAGCTGATCGATGGAGCCCTCGTCTTCATGATGTCGCCACAGAGGTGGTGGCACGGCCACCTCATCACCTTGCTCGCCGTTGCGCTCATGGAGCAAGCACCCGCCGACATCAGCATCGGCCGTGAAATGACCATCAAGCTCGACGCCCGCAACCGCCCCGAACCCGATCTCCTGGTGACCACGGCCGACTTCGAAGGCGACCGCACCTGGTTCGCGCCGGAAGAGGTCCGTCTCGTCGTCGAGGTCGTCTCCCCCGAATCCGCCCACCGCGACCGCACCGTCAAGCTCCGCAAGTACGCCGAGGCAGGCATCCCGCACTACTGGCGCGTCGAGGACGAGGACGGCGCGCCCGTCATCCACGTCTACGAACTGGACGAGCCGACCCGTGCCTACGCGCCCGCCGGCATCTTCCGCCACTCCCTCGAACGGGAGCTCCCGTTCGAGATCAGCCTCGACCTCGACAAGCTCACCCCGCCGCGAAAGAGCTGA
- a CDS encoding exodeoxyribonuclease VII small subunit: MTSKTDEAAGTAGALGYEQARDELIEVVRRLEAGGTSLEESLALWERGEELAAVCRRWLEGARARLDAALAEED, translated from the coding sequence ATGACCAGCAAGACGGACGAAGCCGCCGGGACGGCGGGCGCGCTCGGCTACGAGCAGGCGCGGGACGAGCTCATCGAGGTGGTGCGCCGCCTGGAGGCCGGGGGCACCTCCCTGGAGGAGTCCCTGGCCCTGTGGGAGCGGGGCGAGGAGCTGGCGGCGGTGTGCCGGCGCTGGCTGGAGGGCGCCCGGGCCCGGCTGGACGCCGCGCTGGCCGAAGAGGACTGA
- the xseA gene encoding exodeoxyribonuclease VII large subunit, with the protein MALNTSADTPLPVGEVSRLIGGWIDRLGAVWVEGQITQLSRRPGAGVVFLTLRDPSHDISVSVTCYRQVFDAVADVVSEGARVVVHAKPEWYAPRGQLSLRAAEIRPVGVGELLARLEQLKKTLAGEGLFAADRKRPLPFLPQLIGLVCGRASAAERDVLENARHRWPAVRFEVRNVAVQGVHAVPQVVQAVKELDELAEVDVIIVARGGGSVEDLLPFSDEQLVRTVAACRTPVVSAIGHEPDNPLLDHVADLRASTPTDAAKKVVPDVGEELERVAFLRERARRSVVAFLEREERGLAHALARPCMERPHRMVEEREEQVTAYVDRARRTLGHLLDRADSELAHTHARVVALSPKATLQRGYAVLQKQDGAVVRAADEVTDGEALRARVAEGDFPVRVDI; encoded by the coding sequence ATGGCTCTGAACACGTCCGCCGACACCCCCCTCCCCGTGGGCGAGGTCTCGCGCCTCATCGGCGGCTGGATCGACCGGCTCGGCGCCGTGTGGGTCGAGGGGCAGATCACTCAGCTGTCCCGGCGCCCCGGCGCGGGCGTGGTGTTCCTGACGCTGCGCGACCCGTCGCACGACATCTCGGTGAGCGTCACGTGCTACCGCCAGGTGTTCGACGCGGTCGCGGACGTCGTCTCGGAGGGCGCCCGCGTCGTCGTCCACGCCAAGCCGGAGTGGTACGCGCCGCGCGGCCAGCTGTCCCTGCGCGCGGCGGAGATAAGGCCGGTCGGGGTCGGCGAGCTGCTCGCCCGGCTCGAGCAGCTGAAGAAGACGCTCGCCGGTGAGGGCCTGTTCGCCGCCGACCGCAAGCGGCCGCTGCCGTTCCTGCCGCAGCTGATCGGCCTGGTCTGCGGCCGCGCGTCGGCCGCCGAGCGCGACGTCCTGGAGAACGCCAGGCACCGCTGGCCCGCCGTCCGCTTCGAGGTGCGCAACGTGGCGGTGCAGGGCGTGCACGCGGTGCCGCAGGTGGTGCAGGCCGTCAAGGAGCTGGACGAGCTCGCCGAGGTCGACGTGATCATCGTGGCGCGCGGCGGCGGCAGCGTGGAGGACCTCCTGCCGTTCTCGGACGAGCAGCTGGTGCGGACGGTCGCCGCGTGCCGTACGCCGGTCGTGTCGGCGATCGGCCACGAGCCGGACAACCCCCTCCTCGACCACGTGGCGGACCTGCGCGCCTCGACGCCGACCGACGCCGCGAAGAAGGTCGTACCGGACGTCGGCGAGGAGCTGGAGCGGGTCGCGTTCCTGCGGGAGCGGGCCCGGCGCAGCGTGGTGGCGTTCCTGGAGCGCGAGGAGCGGGGCCTCGCGCACGCCCTCGCCCGGCCGTGCATGGAGCGGCCGCACCGCATGGTCGAGGAACGCGAGGAGCAGGTCACGGCGTATGTGGACCGGGCCCGGCGCACGCTCGGGCACCTCCTGGACCGCGCGGACTCGGAGCTGGCCCACACGCACGCACGCGTGGTGGCGCTCTCCCCCAAGGCCACGCTCCAGCGGGGGTACGCGGTGCTGCAGAAGCAGGACGGCGCCGTCGTCCGGGCGGCGGACGAGGTGACGGACGGCGAAGCGCTGCGCGCGCGGGTCGCCGAAGGCGATTTCCCCGTACGGGTCGACATCTAG
- a CDS encoding APC family permease, which translates to MSAHSTNAHPPSDGDRGSATNGTAAGTEGEGLRRSLGFRDLVVYGLLFIAPMAPVGVFGTLDAKSHGAVALVYVVATVAMAFTAFSYAQMVRVVPQAGSVFAYARVGLGNGAGFIAGWMAMLDYLLIPAVAYLFSGIAMHELVPEVSRWVWTAIAVAVTTALNLWGVRPAARVGFAVLAMEIVVLVVFVVSAIVVLARDGAERGWLSPLSGDGTQGAFALSAVVGAVSVAVLSYLGFDAIASFAEEVTGGSAKVARAVLFCLALTGVLFVAQTYLVALMTPVSSADLAAHPGDQGSAFYSAVEASVGSWLHDLVAVSKAIGAAFAALAGQAAAGRLLFAMSRGRRLPRLLSRTESGTPRVALLCAAAVTLVAAVWAARRDDGMNHLVSVVDIGALTAFALLHASVVGWFAVRRRGGPVSWWRHVLVPVVGAAIVIAVIKEASGSAQVVGAIWLAAGLVVLAVQGVRRGAPEGG; encoded by the coding sequence ATGTCCGCCCACAGCACGAATGCGCACCCGCCGTCCGACGGCGACCGCGGGTCCGCCACGAACGGGACCGCGGCCGGGACCGAGGGCGAGGGCCTGCGGCGCAGCCTCGGCTTCCGCGACCTCGTCGTCTACGGACTCCTCTTCATCGCCCCCATGGCCCCCGTCGGCGTCTTCGGGACCCTGGACGCCAAGTCGCACGGCGCGGTGGCGCTGGTGTACGTCGTGGCGACGGTGGCCATGGCGTTCACCGCTTTCAGCTACGCCCAGATGGTGCGGGTGGTGCCCCAGGCGGGCTCGGTCTTCGCGTACGCGCGCGTGGGCCTCGGCAACGGCGCGGGATTCATCGCGGGCTGGATGGCGATGCTGGACTATCTGCTGATCCCCGCGGTCGCGTACCTCTTCTCCGGGATCGCCATGCACGAGCTGGTGCCGGAGGTGTCCCGGTGGGTGTGGACGGCGATCGCGGTGGCCGTGACGACCGCCCTGAACCTGTGGGGCGTGCGGCCCGCCGCACGGGTCGGCTTCGCGGTCCTCGCCATGGAGATCGTGGTCCTGGTGGTGTTCGTGGTGTCCGCGATCGTGGTCCTCGCGCGCGACGGCGCGGAGCGGGGCTGGCTCTCGCCCCTTTCGGGCGACGGTACGCAAGGCGCGTTCGCCCTCTCCGCGGTGGTGGGCGCGGTGTCCGTGGCGGTCCTGTCCTACCTGGGCTTCGACGCGATCGCCTCGTTCGCGGAGGAGGTCACCGGGGGCTCGGCGAAGGTGGCGCGGGCGGTCCTGTTCTGCCTGGCCCTGACGGGTGTCCTGTTCGTGGCGCAGACGTATCTGGTGGCCCTGATGACCCCGGTGTCCTCCGCCGACCTGGCCGCGCACCCCGGTGACCAGGGTTCCGCCTTCTACTCGGCCGTGGAGGCCTCCGTCGGCTCCTGGCTGCACGACCTGGTGGCGGTGAGCAAGGCCATCGGCGCGGCCTTCGCGGCGCTCGCCGGGCAGGCCGCGGCGGGCCGGCTGCTCTTCGCGATGAGCCGGGGGCGGCGCCTGCCCCGGCTCCTGTCCCGTACGGAGTCCGGTACTCCGCGGGTGGCCCTGCTGTGCGCGGCGGCCGTGACGCTGGTCGCGGCCGTGTGGGCCGCGCGCCGCGACGACGGCATGAACCACCTGGTCTCGGTCGTCGACATCGGCGCTCTGACGGCCTTCGCCCTGCTGCACGCGAGCGTGGTGGGGTGGTTCGCGGTGCGACGCCGGGGCGGCCCGGTGAGCTGGTGGCGGCACGTCCTCGTGCCGGTCGTGGGCGCGGCGATCGTCATCGCGGTCATCAAGGAGGCGTCGGGCTCCGCGCAGGTGGTGGGCGCGATCTGGTTGGCGGCGGGGTTGGTGGTGCTGGCGGTACAGGGCGTGCGGAGGGGGGCGCCGGAAGGGGGGTAG
- the glpX gene encoding class II fructose-bisphosphatase, with protein MTEHHHLPSELEVSPEAPDRNLALELVRVTEAAAMAAGRWVGRGDKNGADGAAVRAMRTLVHTVSMNGVVVIGEGEKDEAPMLFNGERIGDGTGAEVDIAVDPIDGTTLTAKGMPNAIAVLAAADRGTMFDPSAVFYMDKLVTGPEAADYVDINAPVSVNIRRVAKAKKSSPEDVTVVILDRPRHEGIVKEIRETGARIKFISDGDVAGSVMAVREGTGVDLLMGVGGTPEGIISACAIKCLGGVIQGKLWPKDDEEKQRALDAGHDLDRTLTTNDLVSGENVFFVATGITDGELLRGVRYGAEMASTQSLVMRSKSGTIRKIDSDHRLAKLRAYSAIDFERAK; from the coding sequence ATGACCGAGCATCACCATTTGCCCTCCGAATTGGAGGTCTCTCCGGAGGCCCCCGACCGCAACCTCGCCCTGGAGCTGGTCCGGGTCACCGAGGCCGCCGCCATGGCCGCGGGCCGCTGGGTCGGCCGCGGCGACAAGAACGGCGCGGACGGCGCGGCCGTGCGGGCCATGCGGACCCTCGTCCACACCGTCTCGATGAACGGCGTCGTCGTCATCGGCGAGGGCGAGAAGGACGAGGCGCCGATGCTCTTCAACGGCGAGCGCATCGGCGACGGCACCGGCGCCGAGGTCGACATCGCCGTCGACCCGATCGACGGCACCACGCTCACCGCCAAGGGCATGCCGAACGCGATCGCCGTGCTGGCCGCCGCCGACCGCGGCACCATGTTCGACCCGTCCGCCGTCTTCTACATGGACAAGCTGGTCACGGGCCCCGAGGCCGCCGACTACGTGGACATCAACGCCCCGGTGTCGGTGAACATCCGCCGCGTCGCCAAGGCCAAGAAGTCCTCCCCCGAGGACGTCACGGTCGTCATCCTGGACCGGCCCCGGCACGAGGGCATCGTCAAGGAGATCCGGGAGACCGGCGCGCGCATCAAGTTCATCTCGGACGGCGACGTGGCCGGTTCGGTCATGGCCGTGCGCGAGGGCACCGGCGTCGACCTGCTCATGGGCGTCGGCGGCACCCCGGAGGGCATCATCAGCGCCTGCGCCATCAAGTGCCTGGGCGGTGTCATCCAGGGCAAGCTGTGGCCCAAGGACGACGAGGAGAAGCAGCGCGCGCTCGACGCGGGCCACGACCTGGACCGCACGCTCACCACGAACGACCTGGTCAGCGGCGAGAACGTGTTCTTCGTCGCGACCGGCATCACCGACGGCGAGCTGCTCCGCGGCGTGCGCTACGGCGCCGAGATGGCCTCGACCCAGTCCCTGGTCATGCGCTCCAAGTCCGGCACGATCCGGAAGATCGACTCCGATCACCGCCTGGCGAAGCTGCGCGCCTACAGCGCGATCGACTTCGAGCGGGCGAAGTAA
- a CDS encoding malonic semialdehyde reductase: MSLVLDPAAQDLLFREARTANTFTDEPVTDEQIQAIYDLVKYGPTAFNQSPLRVTLVRTPEARERLVQHMAEGNRPKTLTAPLVAILSADNEFHEELPHLFPHFPQAKDAFFAERPVREQAAGLNAALQAAYFIVGIRAAGLAAGPMTGLDFAGVQKEFLDEDHTPLMVINIGKPGEDAWFPRSPRLEFDQVITTV; the protein is encoded by the coding sequence ATGTCCCTCGTTCTTGACCCCGCCGCCCAGGACCTGCTCTTCCGCGAGGCCCGCACCGCCAACACCTTCACCGACGAGCCCGTCACCGACGAGCAGATCCAGGCCATCTACGACCTGGTCAAGTACGGCCCGACCGCGTTCAACCAGTCGCCGCTGCGCGTGACCCTGGTGCGTACGCCGGAGGCCCGTGAGCGGCTCGTGCAGCACATGGCCGAGGGCAACCGCCCCAAGACCCTGACGGCCCCGCTCGTGGCGATCCTGTCGGCGGACAACGAGTTCCACGAGGAGCTGCCGCACCTCTTCCCGCACTTCCCGCAGGCCAAGGACGCCTTCTTCGCCGAGCGCCCGGTCCGCGAGCAGGCCGCGGGCCTGAACGCCGCGCTGCAGGCCGCGTACTTCATCGTCGGCATCCGCGCCGCGGGCCTCGCCGCGGGCCCGATGACCGGGCTGGACTTCGCGGGCGTGCAGAAGGAGTTCCTGGACGAGGACCACACCCCGCTGATGGTCATCAACATCGGCAAGCCGGGCGAGGACGCCTGGTTCCCGCGCTCCCCGCGCCTTGAGTTCGACCAGGTCATCACGACCGTCTGA